The following DNA comes from Deinococcus ruber.
TCGGCCTGTTGCTGATCGCCGGGGTCTTCTGGCTGGTCACCGCCTTTCAGCGGGCGGCACTGCGGCAGGCCGACCTGTACCTCGTGCATGCGTCGCCTCTCCACCTGAGCAGTGTGCTGTCGGTCAGCCGCAGCACGGCGGGCCAGACCTGGCGGGCCTGGGCCACCTGCACCGACAGTCCTCATCCCACCCGACTCCGTGCTCCGGCGCGCTACCGGCGTGCGGACGCGGGCCTTCTCGACCAGACAGCCCGCCGCATCGAGGACACCCTGGGGTCAGACAACGAAGACGATCAGACCGGGCACGACCTGGCCTGGGCGCTGCGTCACTGGCCCCAGGAACACGTCTGGGTCGATATGGCGCGCGGTGTGCTGGTGGCGACGGGGGCGAACGCTCAGGTCGCCTGCCTGCTCGTGACCACGGTGCCGCTGTAGCGCAGGGACCGGTAGGAGGAACGGGGCATCCCGTACGGCCCTGCGATCCTGTTGCCTGACGCTCTTCAGGCCGAACGTCGATCTGCTCATACGGTTTCGCGCCGATGCCAGAGAATCTGGGAATACCGCCCAGATTCCCGTCCATCTCCCTTCCCTCACGGGTGGGAACCCTTGCTCACCAACTCTCACAGAGGGTTGTTCAAGTTCATTTCAGACAAGGCCCGCTGCCCTGCTGTCCGTCTTCTGAATTCAGCTGTTCGGACAGAATGAGAACGGCTTCCCGTTCTGTCGCCAGCGCTCCGGCGCGCATGGATGAAGGCCGGGAACACCGCGATTTGTTACGCTGGGAGCGTGTCTTCCTCTGATGCTGTCTGGCGGCTGACCGTGCTCGGATCGGCCACCCTGACCCGAGCGGACGGCGGCAGCGTGCGCCTCGACCGCAAGACGCTGACGCTCCTGGCCTATCTGGGGCTGGAAGGCGTCCAGTCGCGCGCACAGCTGTCGGCGCTGCTGTGGCCGGATACTCCGGCGGCGGCGGCCCGCAATAACCTGGTGCATCTGCTGCGCCGCCTGAAAGCCGCCAGCGGAGCCGACCTCGTGCGTTCAGAGGGCCAGCAGCTGCGACTCGCGCCGCAGGTGCAGCTCGATGTGTTGAACGTTCTGGGCGAACATCCGCTCGGCCCACCGCCGCCGTTTCTGGACGGCCACGACTTCGACGACTGCCTGGATCTGACCGACTGGGTCCACAGCCAGCGCGAGGCGGTACTGGTGCGCTGGCTGACGGCCCAGCGGCAGGCGATCGTACAGGCACAGGCGAACGGACAGCTTCAGCAGGCACTCGCTGTCGCCGAAGCGCTGCTGCTGGCCGATCCGCTCTCCGAGGAGGCCCACCGCAGCGTCATGAGCCTGCAGTACGCGCTGGGTGATCGTTCCGCCGCGCTGCGAGCCTACCAGCGCTGTAAGGCGCTGCTGCACAGTGAAGTCGGCGTGGAGCCGTCGCCGGAAACGGTGCGGCTGGCCCGCGAGATCGGGGAAGGGACCCTGCCGCTCGCCACGCCCGACAACAGCATTCCGCTGAGTGTGCTGCGCCCGCCCACCCTCGTGGGCCGCGAGAGCGAGTGGGCGCGCATGGAGCAGGCGTGGGCGGCGGGCCTGGGCATCATGGTGATCGGTGAGGCGGGGAGCGGGAAGTCGCGGTTGGCGGTGGATTTTCTGCGCTCGAAAACGTCGCATCAGTTGCTGCTCTTCGGGGGACGGCCCGGCGACGCGGCGGCCCCGTACACCACCCATGCCCGCACGTACCGGCAGGTGCTCGGCGCCTACCCGGATCTGGACTTGCCCGACTGGGTGCGGCGTGAACTGGCCCGCATCATCCCCGAACTGGCCCTGCCTGGAGCGGCGGAGGCAGGGCCGGATGCCCAGATGCCGCTGCGTTCCGAGGCCGACAAACTGCGCTTCTACGAGGCCAAGGTGGAGATGATCCGGCGGGTGGCGCTGCGGGGACCGGTGATCTTGGCCTCCGACGATCTGCACTACATGGACGAGGCCAGCATCGAGGCGGGTGGGTATGTCTTCTCGAAATTCTTCGGCGACGCCGACACCAACCTGCGGACGCTATTCTGCTTTCGAACCGACGCGCTGAGCGGGCTGGCCGCTGCCGTAGCTCAGCAGATGATCGACGCGGGGCTGGCCGTGCCGATCCGGCTGGGGCCGCTGGACGACCGGGCCGTCGCATCGCTGCTGTCCGAGATCGAAGTGCCGAGCGACGCTGCGCTTGCCAGCGACGTCTGGCGCTTCACCCACGGCAATCCCCAGTTCGTGCTGGAAACCGTGAAGGCGATGTTCGAGACGCAGACCTTCACCGTGGGCCAGCCGGGAGAGACCCTCTCTGGAAACGTGGCGCAGCAGATTACAGAGCGGCTGGGCCGTCTGAGCGAGGCGGCGCTGCACGCGGCCCGCGCTGCCGCCGTGCTGCAAAGCGAAGTGACGCTCGAACGGGTGGCCGAGGTGCTGCATATCGGCCTGCTCGACATCGCCACGGCCTGGGAGGAACTGGAGCAGGCGCAGATCACCCGGGGCGAACGCTTCGCCCACGATCTGCTCTTCGAGGCGGTGCTGGCGCAGATTCCGGCCGCCACCCGCAGGCTGCTGCACCGTTCGGCGGCACGGGTGCTGTCGGCCCCCGATCAGGGAAGTTGGCCCACGGCAGCGCAGCAGGCGGCGGAGGTGGCGCGCCACTGGCTGAGCGGCGGCGAACCGCTTCAGGCCGCTCCCTGGCTGATGAAGGCGGCACAGGCGGCAGAGGCGACACTGCGCCTGAGCGAAGCGGCCTCGTTCTACCACGAGGCGGCAGCGGCTTACGACGCGGCGAATCTGCCATCGGAAGCCCAGGAAGCGCGGGCGGCAGAACGGGCAGCACAGCTCCGCGCCGCCGTGTAAGCTCGCCTCGAACCCCCAGAGGAAAGCGTGCCTTCGGGACACGATGATTCCCGGATGACGCCTGCTGAAGCGGCCCAGTGTTCTGCGGCATGCGTGTTCGTTCGGTGCCGTCTGCGGCGGGGTTGATTCGCTGTTCACCTGCTTGCTGAGAACACCGCGGGGCAACGTCGCGGAAACGAATTTGCCGCGCTGACCCCTGCTGTACCGCTCCCGCCCGGCACCGATGCGCCGCTGTTGTTTCCGTCGTCCCGGCGCGAACGGCGGCGTGCGTCACCTGCCAGCCATCCCTGGTTTTCTACGCTCTTGGTCAGAAGCACCCGACTGGTGCCGACCAGGAGCTACCATGAACAGACACGCGATTCTCAGTTCCACCCTGCTCGCCTTCTCGCTGATGCTCGGATCATGCGGCGGGGCGGGTACCCCCTCCGGCAGCGTTCAGCCGGCGCCTCCCCCGGTACCCACCCCTGGCCCTGCGCTCTCCAACGTCATCACAGGGCAGGTCCCGAATCTCCAGGGCCAGCCCATTCAGGGTGCGGAAATCTTCGCCGACAACACCCTGTCGTACAACGATAACGTCATCGGCTACAGCGGGGCCGACGGCAGATACAGCATCGAGATCGGCACGCTGGCCGCGACGTACAACGTCACCGCGCAACTGACGCTGAAGTACGACGGCATGGACGTCCCGGTGAAACTGACCTCCGACAATCCGGCGCTGGTGGCGGGTGGTCTGAACGGCGGCGGCGTGCGGAACTTCAGCTACGCGCCCGCCGTCACCGCCGCGAATCCCTACGGCGACCTGGGAAAGATCAACGTCGTTCACGGCTCCTTCCAGTACGGCGTGAAGGAAAGCGACGTGACGCTGACGATCACGCCGGTTGGCCAGCTGGCCGACGGCAGCACCGGTGAGCAGCGCGTGGTGAAACCCACCCACACCGGAGACGGTTGGATCGTTCCGAACGTCATGTACGGCACGTATACCGTGACGGCGACCATGAATGGCCAGCCGCTGAGTGTGCGCCCGATCCTGACGAACGGCACCCTCGCGCCCTGGCAGGACAGCTATACCGGCGGCTTCACCTGGCCGTACTGGGCCACCAGACCCACCATGTACCTCGAACTCGGCGACGGCGAGTAACGTCCGCGCCCCAGCCCCTCCACCTTCGCACGATGTCGCGCCCATTCCCAGCGCACCAGGAGTTCGTATGCGTTTTCTTTCTCTCACCGTTTCCGCCACCTGTCTGCTCTCGCTCGTTCTCGCCGCCCCTCGCGGAGCCGCCCACGCTGCCGCTTCCCCAGAACTGCTGGCGGCGGCGTCTGCCCGCACCACCACTGGCTTCATCACCGGCAAGGTCGTGACGCAGGACGGCAAGCCGCTAAAGGACGTGGAAGTCGTCGCTGACAACACGCTCTTCTATAACAGCAACCTGATCGGCTACACCGCCGCCGACGGCACCTACCGCATCGAGATCGGTTCGCTGCCCGCCACCTGGAACGTGACCGCGCATCTGAAGATGAACTACCAGGGGAGCAGCGTGTCGGTCACGCTCACGCCCGAAAACTCGCAGGTGGTCGCCGGGGGACTGCACGGCGGCGGCGTGCGGAACTTCATCTACCGGCCACAGAGCAGCAACGCCTCGAATCCCTACGGCGTGGTGGGCATCATCAACGTGCAGCGCGGTATCGGACAGTACGGCGTGGACGAATCCAAAGTCACGCTGACGATCACCCCGGTGGGCAAGCTGGCCGATGGCAGCACCGGCAAGCAGATGGTCGTCAAGCCCGTTCTGAGCGGCGACGGCTGGATCGTGCCCGACGTGATGTTCGGAACCTACACGGTCAGCGCCACCATGAACGGCACGCCGCTGAAGGTACGCCAGAAGGTTCCGCGTGGCGCGTTCCCCGCCTGGGCCGCCAGCTACACCGGGGGCTTCACCCACGACTTCTTCGCCGTCAGGCCAGTCATGTTCGTGGAACTCGGCGACGACGAATAGAGCGGCGGACCACCCGCACCCAACCCCCACTTCCAAAGGACGTCCAACGCACCTAGCATCACAGGAGAATTATGATCCGTTCAACCGTTCGTCACTCCATCGCCCTGAAACGCCTGGCCGCCGCTGCCGTGCTGCTCAGCCCGCTCGCCAGCGCCCAGACCTCCAGCCAGACGCCCCAGTGGGATATCGGCAACGGCAACATGCGCTTTCTCGGGTGCTATGCCGTGCAGCGTGCCGTGCAGTGCGACATCGTCTACACCCTCATCCGGGCCAAGGCGGGGCTGCTGGCCCTCGAACAGGGCGATCTAACCTACATCACCGCCGACGGCCGAGACGGCGAGGCGCAGAGCGTGTCGGTGGGTGGAGCTGCCTTCGGCCCGACCAGCCAGCAGGATTCGCTCAACGGGAAGCCGCAGCGCGCCACCTTCCGCCTGCCGATTCCGGCGTCATCGAAGCCCCTGAAGACCTTGAACATCGTCGGGCACGTGCTGAGCAACATCACCATCTCCCACAGCGGCGCGCCCGCCCTACCCAAAGCCACCCCTGCCGCAGCGCCAGTCCCGTCCACCCCGCAGAATGCGGCAGCTCCGGCGGGTCAGAGCGGCAGCGCCACCATCTCGGGCACCATCAGCGCGGGCGACGAGTTACAGGGCGCGGTGGTCTTCGCCTGTGTTCGCCAGGGCGACGGCTGCGACAACAGCACCATCAAGTACACCGAGATCAGGAGCAGCGGCCAGAACGCGGCGTACACCATCGTCGGCCTCGACCGCGCCCTGACCTACACGGTGGTCGGCTGGCTCGATACCGACGGCGACGGCGAGGTGAACGCCGGAGACCTGCTCGGGACGTACAACGTCGGCTCCAATGCCGCGCCCATCTCACCGCCGCACACGAGCACCGACTTCTCGATCAGTGAGATTCAGGACTGATCGGAGCTTCAAAGCCAGAATTTCACGCCCGCTGAGTGCATCCGGGAGAGCGCGCACCACCACGACGCCCAGGCGGCGCTGCTGCCACCGTCGTATGCACCTGCCAAAGCGTTAATGGAGCTGGTCTCACTGCTGCCATCTGACGAAGACCAGCTCAAACTCCTCCACTTCCTCCTGAAGAGCCACCGGAGTGCAACCGAGATCGACGCGTTGCAGGCCCCGGTTCGGACTGGGGACCGCCTGAAAGCGGGCACCTTGATTCGTGAGGCCAGTGTCGCCCGTGCCGCCTCAGGCAGGGCATCATGGTTGATCTCCGCCATCAGCGAGCGGAGCAGTCAGCAACTACCGGTGAACTTGAGGGGGCTGTCTGTGGGAAGGCCTGGTCGAGCCGAAGTCTGCACTGTTGCTGCTGTGGTCATCAACCCGCCTGGAGATCAGCGGCGATCCGACAGGTCGACAGGTCAAGCGTGGGAAACGGACACCGCGCTGACCCCGCATACCCGAAGCAAGCCCCGCCCTCTGGGGCATCGTTACTCACAAGTGGCGCAAACGGAGAAATGGAACCCCATTGGCTGGCTGCCCAGCAGTGGGCAGCGGAGCAAGAGAGTCCTCTCGATCTTGGAGATGGCCAGCGAACACATCGAGGTGGCCGCTTGAGACATCCAGATACTTCCTTGCTGCACCGATGTTGGGTGACGGCCTGTTGAGGGACAGTGGCAAGCCGAGAAACCGTCTCGTCACGCGACTACTGCCAGCTCACCCTCCTTGGGGTGTTCAGCTACGTCCAGGCGATCACCTGCAAGGGTTGTGCGGTGACGTCACCATGCCAAGGTTATGCCGCTGAGAAGTCCCGAGGAGTCATACCCTACCTGAACGGCCGTTACAGGAGGAACGCGTGAGGCAGCTCAAGGAGATCCAAGAGCATTTGGCGTCCCCGAGGATCGCCCCAACCCTCTGAACCGTCCTGCAACTGCCAGATCGCTTCATCCATCCACGCGCACAACAGCAGATCCGGCCAGACGGCACACTCTTCAGAGGTCAATGTGATCTGCTGTCGGTACCCGTCCAGAAACGTTTGCCACTCTTCAGCTGTCAAGAGCCGTGCGGGCCCGTCGTGCAGCCTCAGATCAAGGTGAAACGTCAGGGCCGTCATGGCGAGGTCGTACAGACGCGGCATACGAGCGGCGTTGTCCGGATCGATCAGCACAGGTGAGGTCGGCGTGGGAAACACCAGATTCGCGGCCTTATGATCCCAGCTGGCACTGACGAGCGGGAGTGTCAGCCGTTGTACCCTGGGCAGCACATCTGAAACGTACTGACCCATCCTGGTGTCCAACAGCCTCTGGGCTTCCACGGCCTTCTCTGGGGCATGGCCACCCACATGGGTCATGATGGTCTCCGCGTCGTTCCGCATCTCGTCCGCTGTGAAGGGTCTGACTGTAATGTACGTCTTGAGTCCGAAGTCGACGGCTGGATCGCAGGCGTGAATCTGTCCGAGAAGGTGCCCTGAAGCAGCAATTTCGTCCTTGGCGCCCGTATACCTTGCCCCGGCGATCCATGGATAGACCACCCATTGTTCGTCATAGGGGGGGACAACCCTTGGGTTGAGAGCCAGCGACGGGACCGGGGCGACCACCGCCACGCCGCTGCGCCTGAGATGCCGGGTCCAGGTCGCGACTGCGCTCCCATACGCACGGCTGGTGCGTTTCACGACGACTCTCTCGTCACCGTATGGCACTGCCCAGACGGGAGCTCGGTCCAGCAACGTTGTCGTCCGTGGGGAATCTACAAGTCCAAAATCGTCCAAGATCACCGTTTGATCCGCATTCATCCTTTGTTCCTCCATCAGTCTGTGCCCTCACTTGAAGCCTCCTCTGACGGACCTGATGCAGCATCGGTGCGTCCCTTGTCGTGGCTGGACAGACTGTGTACGGATCCCACCCACTGGTCGGTGCTCTTGTTCGTCACTGAACGTGTGGGATGCATGCTCCGCTCCCCTTTTTGAAGCCCAGATTCCAGACTTGAGCCGCTGCGTCTTCCTCGGAGCAGGCTGCGAGCCGCTCAGCGCAGCACATCTCCAGATGTAGACCAACGACGCTGGACAACCTGGGTTTCCTGACCTACGACCCCGGTCAGGAAGCTACTCAGTGGGTGTGTAGCCCACTGGTGAATTGGGCGCGTGGCGACTGAGTGGTCAGCCCGCTCCTCGCTGGATGCTCCGATGACTGGGGGGTGTGCTGGATCAGACCTGTCCGCTCGATGATGCTTCATTCAGGCAGAAGGTATCGCGTCCAACGAACTCGGCGCTGCCCAGTAGAGATAACGGCGTGGATTGGCGTGGCAGTTCGCAGCGACATTCAGGCAAGGAACCGACACCCGTCAGCGTCCAGGCGCAGAGTGAGATGCTCATCCTCTTGGTTCTGGACCACTCGAACGTACGCCGTTCGCCAGACGCTTTCAGAAGACCTGCCGTCCGCGTGGTGCCAGGACAGAACGGGTTCACCGGGCGGGGAGCTTAGCCAGCCGCCTGGGGCATGCGGGCTTCGAGGAACATGTTGGGGAGCATCAGGAAGTCGTCGACGGAGAAACCGTCCTGATCGATGGTGCTCCAAGGATTGTCATGCACGCCCATGGCCCGGCGGCGGAACTCCAGGGGCGTTCCGTCCAGCGTGGCGGTTACCTTGTACGTTCCTCACATCACGTTCGGGATGATCCATCCCGAGTTCATCTGGTGCAGATGCAGCACGTGAGGCGTACCGGTCGTGCCGTCGGCCAGGAGCCCGAGCGGGGTGAGCGTGACCTCGACCTTCGAAAAGTCAATGTCGAACTCGCCACTCATCTCGTCGATCATCACCATGCCCAGGTTGCCGTACGGATCCTCGGGCGTGATGGCCTTGGACTGAAA
Coding sequences within:
- a CDS encoding ATP-binding protein, whose protein sequence is MSSSDAVWRLTVLGSATLTRADGGSVRLDRKTLTLLAYLGLEGVQSRAQLSALLWPDTPAAAARNNLVHLLRRLKAASGADLVRSEGQQLRLAPQVQLDVLNVLGEHPLGPPPPFLDGHDFDDCLDLTDWVHSQREAVLVRWLTAQRQAIVQAQANGQLQQALAVAEALLLADPLSEEAHRSVMSLQYALGDRSAALRAYQRCKALLHSEVGVEPSPETVRLAREIGEGTLPLATPDNSIPLSVLRPPTLVGRESEWARMEQAWAAGLGIMVIGEAGSGKSRLAVDFLRSKTSHQLLLFGGRPGDAAAPYTTHARTYRQVLGAYPDLDLPDWVRRELARIIPELALPGAAEAGPDAQMPLRSEADKLRFYEAKVEMIRRVALRGPVILASDDLHYMDEASIEAGGYVFSKFFGDADTNLRTLFCFRTDALSGLAAAVAQQMIDAGLAVPIRLGPLDDRAVASLLSEIEVPSDAALASDVWRFTHGNPQFVLETVKAMFETQTFTVGQPGETLSGNVAQQITERLGRLSEAALHAARAAAVLQSEVTLERVAEVLHIGLLDIATAWEELEQAQITRGERFAHDLLFEAVLAQIPAATRRLLHRSAARVLSAPDQGSWPTAAQQAAEVARHWLSGGEPLQAAPWLMKAAQAAEATLRLSEAASFYHEAAAAYDAANLPSEAQEARAAERAAQLRAAV
- a CDS encoding phosphotransferase enzyme family protein, coding for MEEQRMNADQTVILDDFGLVDSPRTTTLLDRAPVWAVPYGDERVVVKRTSRAYGSAVATWTRHLRRSGVAVVAPVPSLALNPRVVPPYDEQWVVYPWIAGARYTGAKDEIAASGHLLGQIHACDPAVDFGLKTYITVRPFTADEMRNDAETIMTHVGGHAPEKAVEAQRLLDTRMGQYVSDVLPRVQRLTLPLVSASWDHKAANLVFPTPTSPVLIDPDNAARMPRLYDLAMTALTFHLDLRLHDGPARLLTAEEWQTFLDGYRQQITLTSEECAVWPDLLLCAWMDEAIWQLQDGSEGWGDPRGRQMLLDLLELPHAFLL